From a single Loigolactobacillus coryniformis subsp. coryniformis KCTC 3167 = DSM 20001 genomic region:
- a CDS encoding PTS fructose transporter subunit IIC codes for MLKQYKEIFTGQALKRHFLSGLSFMIPVIIMMGFCTAIGRIIGNTDVKGTVGYYLLQAGSAGSAMMIAVLAAGIGYSIAGKSAIAPGLLGGYLSTVVNASFIGGILCGLLAGIVVVFFNNLNVPKTIKTMIPLVIIPLVGGILETLIVMYVIGPPLAALTKVAVTFFLGMNHGSKFLLGFMLGSMTGFDMGGPVNKVAFAIVTAFATSGVWGPAAGKNVAAMAPPLGIALSVLLFSPKKYTKADRENAKAAIIMSMCQVTEGALPFAFEDPVRVVPAVVLGSGTAHGLILTWGVTVPLLSGGIFTIPVASNPLLYLAALLIGASITGIILSIIKPKIKEDQKQEKVHDLDINIDFG; via the coding sequence ATGTTAAAACAATATAAGGAAATCTTCACCGGTCAAGCTTTAAAACGTCACTTTCTAAGCGGCCTGTCGTTTATGATTCCTGTAATTATCATGATGGGATTTTGTACTGCTATCGGGCGTATTATTGGAAATACTGATGTCAAAGGAACGGTCGGATACTATTTATTACAAGCAGGTAGTGCTGGTTCAGCGATGATGATTGCAGTATTGGCGGCTGGTATTGGTTATTCAATTGCAGGAAAGTCTGCAATTGCACCTGGATTATTAGGTGGATATTTATCAACAGTTGTTAATGCTAGTTTTATTGGTGGTATTCTTTGTGGTCTTTTAGCAGGTATAGTTGTTGTATTTTTTAATAATCTAAATGTTCCTAAAACTATAAAGACGATGATTCCGTTGGTTATTATTCCATTAGTCGGGGGTATATTAGAAACTTTAATAGTAATGTATGTTATCGGTCCACCACTAGCGGCCCTGACGAAGGTTGCGGTTACTTTCTTTCTTGGAATGAATCATGGATCAAAGTTTTTACTTGGTTTTATGCTCGGTAGTATGACTGGTTTTGATATGGGTGGTCCTGTTAATAAAGTTGCGTTTGCAATTGTAACCGCTTTTGCGACTTCTGGTGTGTGGGGACCAGCAGCAGGTAAAAATGTTGCTGCAATGGCTCCTCCATTAGGTATTGCACTTTCTGTACTATTGTTCTCGCCTAAAAAATACACAAAAGCAGATCGTGAAAATGCTAAGGCTGCTATTATTATGTCAATGTGTCAGGTGACTGAAGGGGCACTACCATTTGCTTTCGAGGACCCAGTCAGAGTAGTTCCTGCGGTTGTACTTGGATCGGGAACTGCTCATGGACTTATTCTGACTTGGGGAGTCACAGTTCCACTATTATCAGGGGGTATTTTTACAATACCAGTTGCTAGCAACCCATTACTTTATTTGGCAGCACTATTAATTGGTGCAAGTATTACTGGGATTATTTTATCAATTATTAAACCAAAAATTAAAGAAGACCAAAAGCAGGAAAAAGTTCATGATTTAGATATTAATATTGATTTTGGTTAG
- a CDS encoding PTS fructose transporter subunit IIB → MNFIGITACTVGIAHTYMAREKLLSTAKNLGIVGHVETQGSAGIENKLTDEDIKNADVVIVAADVAVTGMERFEGKPVVKVPTNTAIQTPESLLKTIEKKLAAAK, encoded by the coding sequence ATGAATTTTATTGGAATTACAGCATGCACAGTTGGTATTGCACACACCTATATGGCACGGGAAAAATTATTAAGTACTGCCAAAAATTTAGGAATTGTGGGACACGTAGAAACTCAAGGAAGTGCAGGTATTGAAAATAAATTGACAGATGAGGATATTAAGAATGCGGATGTTGTTATTGTGGCAGCTGATGTTGCAGTTACAGGAATGGAACGTTTTGAGGGTAAACCTGTAGTTAAAGTTCCAACTAATACCGCAATTCAAACGCCTGAAAGTTTGTTGAAAACTATTGAAAAAAAATTAGCAGCCGCTAAATAA
- a CDS encoding PTS sugar transporter subunit IIA: MSDLIQNNINLHSQARTKEEALKELCKELEKNNVVSDKILFYQAVQEREAIGPTGMENGIAIPHGESDVVNRAAIAVLKTNDGLVWESLDNQPIKLIFLLVVPTIDRNIEHLKILSRLSAALTHKEVQDKLLCENDIVSFKKILQNAGGM, translated from the coding sequence GTGAGCGACTTAATTCAAAATAATATTAATCTTCATTCACAGGCTAGAACCAAAGAAGAGGCGCTAAAGGAGCTCTGCAAAGAACTTGAAAAAAATAATGTAGTAAGTGACAAGATTCTGTTCTATCAAGCAGTCCAAGAACGTGAAGCAATTGGACCAACAGGAATGGAAAATGGTATTGCAATTCCACATGGAGAGTCTGACGTAGTAAATCGGGCCGCAATTGCGGTTTTAAAGACTAATGATGGATTAGTGTGGGAAAGTTTAGATAATCAGCCTATTAAGTTGATTTTCCTTTTAGTTGTTCCTACTATAGATAGAAATATTGAACATCTTAAAATTTTATCACGACTTTCAGCGGCGTTAACTCATAAAGAAGTTCAGGATAAATTACTTTGTGAAAATGATATAGTCTCTTTTAAAAAGATTCTACAAAATGCAGGAGGTATGTAA
- the gnd gene encoding phosphogluconate dehydrogenase (NAD(+)-dependent, decarboxylating), with protein sequence MKIYLVGLGKMGYNLALNMKDHKHEVVGFDTNQEILSRAKKDGIKTLVNLDDLKSEHARKIIWVMLPAGKITNSVLEQLKSLLSPRDIVIDGGNSKYTDSVKQAKEFKGKDVLFMDVGTSGGTYGARHGASFMVGGDYTAYKAIEPLLEDIAASNGLLYTGKSGSGHYLKIIHNAILHSEMQVLGEGFDLLHSSPFDYDLKDVAHNWSKSAVIRGWLMDLMYDALTKNASLDDVDTIIHSSSACADAVKAAIEYNIPVPTIGISLVMRQRTQTSDTFSARIINSLRKEVGGYKPKA encoded by the coding sequence ATGAAAATTTACTTAGTTGGTCTTGGAAAAATGGGATACAATTTAGCGTTAAATATGAAGGATCATAAGCATGAAGTAGTGGGGTTTGATACAAATCAGGAAATATTATCACGTGCAAAAAAGGATGGAATCAAAACATTAGTTAATTTAGATGATTTAAAATCTGAACATGCGCGTAAAATTATTTGGGTAATGTTACCTGCTGGTAAGATTACTAATTCAGTTTTAGAACAATTAAAATCTTTACTCTCTCCACGAGATATTGTTATTGATGGTGGAAATTCAAAATATACGGATTCAGTTAAACAAGCAAAAGAATTCAAGGGAAAAGATGTACTCTTTATGGATGTTGGGACTTCAGGCGGTACTTATGGTGCTAGGCATGGTGCTAGTTTCATGGTCGGCGGTGACTATACAGCCTATAAGGCTATTGAACCACTGCTGGAGGACATTGCTGCATCAAATGGGCTATTATATACTGGCAAATCTGGAAGCGGGCATTATTTAAAGATTATTCATAATGCAATTCTACATTCTGAAATGCAAGTTTTAGGAGAAGGCTTTGACCTATTGCATTCAAGTCCATTTGATTATGATCTCAAAGATGTTGCACATAACTGGAGTAAATCAGCGGTTATACGGGGATGGTTGATGGACCTTATGTATGATGCTTTGACTAAAAATGCAAGTTTGGATGACGTAGACACGATTATCCATTCCAGTTCTGCTTGTGCTGATGCAGTTAAAGCTGCAATTGAGTACAATATTCCAGTGCCAACGATTGGAATATCTTTGGTTATGCGGCAAAGAACACAGACTAGTGATACTTTCAGTGCGCGTATCATTAACTCTCTTAGAAAGGAAGTGGGTGGCTATAAACCGAAAGCATAA
- a CDS encoding BglG family transcription antiterminator, with amino-acid sequence MPKKDKFSKDVQRTIAYIYVHGLVHYPELMSFLNVSRKRIVADLDTVSELLPKGRVKLIRKRNVGIYFEGDLSALNTLLSGDTQYLSLDTEGRRNLIMLSLLMNEKEITLDNLCMQFYVSRSTMDRDIKNIKASLNKIDLIMQNGRNGVAIRGNERKKRDAASKIISHYWMESVKADSRIVTLPSGFNDFIDMNTLKQVQKILNRLQAETQITFTEYQYQSLLIHICISTIRIKNNEFLKIGDSNRRNIYHETLILTRMLEKEFKIRIPQTECEYLNIHIVAAKQGVVKPENFHGATSASNELSDLNSFLKQNITNYDARLISDLIVHLEPALHRFQVGLQATNPYTSEIIKLYPQAFELAFELAQRIKISFQVSIDKNEIAYLALHFQAYLERQREQQAKGLEVSIVIVCSTGIGTARLLTQRINSYFAGDVNITRVLSVADIFEQTPDEDLIISTIPLELDTKRVIIMRPFFDEKERLLLSREIEQIRLQKKLTHSRLLNFINRDFILISNQVRNEKDAIQQIGNLLIESNYATKGVIKSALDREKIASTLLQNHFTAIPHAESQFIQHSGITMLINPTGISWGEGTVRLVFFMGFSKLDVKKISLDTVYHEFNQLISSVSIMNKIIDSNNSNEIIRIMTKFFE; translated from the coding sequence ATGCCCAAGAAGGATAAGTTTAGTAAGGATGTTCAGCGCACAATAGCTTATATTTATGTCCATGGACTTGTTCATTATCCAGAGTTAATGTCCTTCTTAAATGTATCTAGAAAACGTATTGTTGCTGATTTAGATACAGTATCTGAACTTCTTCCAAAAGGACGTGTTAAATTAATCCGTAAACGTAATGTTGGTATTTATTTTGAAGGAGATCTTTCCGCGCTTAATACATTATTGTCAGGTGATACACAGTATCTGAGCCTTGATACGGAAGGACGGAGAAATCTCATCATGTTATCTCTTTTGATGAATGAAAAAGAGATAACTTTAGATAACTTATGTATGCAATTTTATGTTAGTCGAAGCACTATGGATCGTGATATTAAAAATATAAAAGCTAGTTTAAATAAAATTGATTTAATCATGCAAAACGGTAGAAATGGTGTTGCAATCAGGGGGAACGAACGAAAAAAGCGGGATGCTGCTAGTAAAATCATTTCGCATTATTGGATGGAATCAGTTAAGGCAGATTCTCGTATTGTAACGCTTCCTTCTGGATTTAATGATTTTATTGATATGAACACGTTGAAACAGGTTCAGAAGATTTTGAATCGATTACAGGCTGAGACTCAAATTACATTTACTGAGTATCAGTATCAGTCATTGCTAATTCATATTTGTATTTCAACTATTCGTATTAAAAATAATGAGTTTTTAAAAATTGGTGATAGTAATAGGCGAAATATTTATCATGAAACTTTAATTCTTACTAGAATGTTGGAAAAGGAATTCAAAATACGCATTCCTCAGACTGAGTGTGAATATTTAAATATTCACATTGTTGCTGCAAAGCAAGGGGTTGTTAAGCCTGAAAATTTTCATGGTGCAACATCAGCAAGCAACGAACTATCTGATTTAAATAGTTTTTTAAAGCAGAATATAACTAATTACGATGCACGGCTTATTAGTGATTTAATCGTTCATTTAGAACCGGCCCTTCATCGTTTTCAGGTTGGGTTACAAGCAACAAATCCGTATACTTCTGAGATTATTAAGCTTTATCCGCAAGCTTTTGAACTGGCTTTTGAGTTAGCACAGAGAATAAAGATAAGTTTTCAAGTTTCTATAGATAAAAATGAGATCGCTTACTTAGCTCTTCACTTTCAAGCTTATCTAGAGAGACAACGTGAGCAGCAAGCAAAGGGGTTGGAGGTTTCTATTGTAATCGTTTGTAGCACTGGTATTGGTACAGCAAGATTATTAACGCAGAGAATTAATAGTTATTTTGCTGGTGACGTAAATATCACAAGAGTGTTATCAGTTGCCGATATTTTCGAGCAAACTCCTGATGAAGACTTAATTATCAGTACGATTCCACTGGAATTAGACACTAAGCGAGTTATTATAATGCGTCCATTTTTTGATGAAAAAGAAAGGTTACTACTCAGTAGAGAAATTGAGCAAATTCGTCTTCAAAAGAAACTAACGCACAGTCGGTTGCTGAACTTTATTAACAGGGATTTCATACTGATTAGCAATCAAGTAAGAAATGAAAAGGATGCAATTCAACAAATCGGAAATCTACTTATTGAAAGCAACTATGCAACAAAAGGGGTTATTAAATCTGCACTTGATCGGGAGAAAATAGCATCAACGCTCTTACAAAATCATTTTACCGCCATTCCTCATGCGGAAAGTCAATTTATTCAGCATTCTGGAATCACAATGTTGATTAATCCGACGGGGATATCTTGGGGTGAAGGAACTGTTAGGCTAGTTTTCTTTATGGGTTTTAGTAAGCTTGATGTTAAAAAAATATCGTTGGATACAGTCTATCACGAATTTAATCAATTAATTTCTTCAGTTTCAATAATGAACAAAATTATTGATTCAAATAATTCAAATGAAATTATTCGAATTATGACCAAGTTTTTTGAATAG
- a CDS encoding IS30 family transposase, with translation MQEQNTTVRKKGQHLTSFERGRIATLHSQGYSNRAIARALNVCHQTINNELCRGEIDQVKKVNGQRQYYAVYSPETAQAKYEANRAHCHRPLKLVGVADFIDYFTTHLRQDGWSPDAAVGRAKLEGLYQPEEMVSTKTLYHYIDAQLLEVRNLDLLEKTRHRAKHHHSIKHKRLAGRSIDERPKSIDQRQEFGHFELDTVVGKRNGQESVILTLIERQSRCQILRLIDGRDADSVNYELAKICQEYGSIMKSVTADNGAEFSEVGAVLTGVADLYYAHPYRSSERGTNEAHNRMIRRDVPKGLSMDILGPHDIQAVESKLNNLPRQQTGYQTPKELFSAASAG, from the coding sequence ATGCAAGAACAGAATACCACAGTCAGAAAAAAAGGTCAGCACCTAACTTCGTTTGAACGAGGCAGAATTGCTACGCTGCACAGCCAAGGCTATTCCAATCGTGCAATTGCCAGAGCGCTTAATGTTTGTCATCAAACAATTAATAATGAATTGTGCCGCGGCGAGATCGACCAAGTAAAAAAAGTGAATGGTCAACGCCAATATTACGCTGTATACTCACCAGAAACAGCACAAGCTAAGTACGAAGCTAATCGAGCCCACTGTCATCGACCTTTGAAACTCGTCGGTGTCGCTGATTTTATCGACTATTTTACGACTCATTTGCGTCAAGATGGTTGGTCGCCTGATGCAGCAGTAGGACGGGCCAAACTTGAAGGCTTATATCAACCTGAGGAGATGGTCTCGACCAAGACGCTATACCACTATATTGATGCCCAGTTACTTGAAGTCCGTAATCTTGATCTACTCGAAAAAACGCGCCACCGTGCTAAACATCATCACTCGATCAAGCACAAGCGTCTGGCCGGACGGAGTATTGATGAACGGCCTAAAAGTATCGACCAGCGCCAAGAGTTCGGCCATTTCGAATTGGACACCGTGGTGGGCAAGCGCAACGGTCAAGAGAGTGTGATCTTAACGCTGATCGAGCGTCAATCCCGCTGCCAAATTCTACGTTTGATCGATGGTCGTGATGCCGATTCAGTCAACTATGAGCTGGCCAAGATCTGTCAAGAATACGGATCAATCATGAAGTCAGTTACTGCCGATAATGGCGCTGAGTTCTCGGAAGTTGGCGCTGTACTTACCGGTGTCGCTGACCTTTATTATGCCCATCCATATCGTTCCTCTGAGCGTGGGACTAACGAAGCGCATAATCGAATGATCCGCCGCGACGTACCCAAGGGTCTATCCATGGATATTTTGGGTCCTCATGATATCCAAGCAGTTGAGTCAAAGCTAAACAATTTACCGCGCCAGCAAACTGGCTATCAAACACCCAAAGAGCTTTTCTCCGCTGCTTCCGCCGGTTAA
- the tnpC gene encoding IS66 family transposase, translating into MQTLTEELAFFQRQLFGKRSEKITDPNQLSLLADDSGVFTDPEQTGNQSETTVTTVVRKPKRRRCESVDPNLPIETTVIRRENLNCDHGHQLIPMGKHFVREVVHQIPGRLYCEQIFEQTYKCAVCETDDGVSHLYQGIAPQALIPHSLATSSLVAELLYQKYALGTPLYRQMKAWRRAGLILSETTMTNWVIKAATIVQPLYTLLHEQLLTQPYLQGDETPFQVLREVGKTAQSKSYIWVARSIRLAAHQVVYYTYSDNRAGKTAQQLYGDFTGVLQYDGYSGYNLLGATVTRVGCWAHVRRKFFDDACKIKGQPTITAPLKLLDQMFHLERGWRDLTPTKRKELRQEQLKPVIKQFWQWCDQAVATSKSRLGRALTYAQNQRSALDRVLDYGEIDLSNNATERNVKSFVIGRKNWLFATSPAGAQANAIWMTLIETAKANGLDPRQYLEYLLDQLGQLPVFPTEEELVACLPWRQVPDKKVWRDQQA; encoded by the coding sequence GTGCAAACTTTGACGGAAGAACTCGCTTTTTTTCAGCGTCAACTTTTTGGCAAGCGTTCGGAAAAAATAACTGATCCTAACCAGTTATCCCTGTTGGCAGATGACAGTGGGGTTTTTACCGACCCAGAGCAAACTGGGAACCAAAGCGAAACGACAGTAACGACCGTTGTCCGTAAGCCAAAGCGTAGGCGTTGCGAATCAGTTGATCCCAATCTACCAATTGAGACTACCGTGATTCGCCGGGAAAATTTGAATTGCGATCATGGTCATCAACTGATACCAATGGGCAAGCACTTTGTGCGTGAAGTCGTGCATCAAATTCCTGGTCGCCTCTATTGCGAACAGATCTTTGAACAAACGTATAAATGTGCCGTTTGTGAAACCGATGATGGTGTATCACATTTATATCAGGGGATTGCGCCGCAGGCGCTGATCCCCCATAGTTTAGCGACCTCATCGTTAGTCGCTGAGTTGTTGTACCAAAAATATGCCTTAGGGACACCGCTTTATCGTCAAATGAAAGCCTGGCGGCGGGCTGGTTTGATTTTAAGTGAAACGACCATGACGAATTGGGTGATCAAAGCAGCGACGATTGTTCAACCGCTGTATACGTTACTGCACGAACAATTATTAACGCAACCTTACCTGCAAGGTGATGAGACGCCATTTCAAGTCTTGCGTGAAGTGGGTAAAACTGCACAAAGTAAGTCTTATATCTGGGTGGCTCGTAGTATTCGCTTAGCTGCGCATCAAGTTGTCTATTATACCTATAGCGACAATCGTGCCGGCAAAACTGCCCAACAACTTTATGGTGATTTTACGGGTGTCCTACAATATGACGGTTATTCTGGTTACAATCTACTGGGCGCGACGGTGACGCGGGTCGGTTGTTGGGCGCATGTGCGGCGAAAATTCTTCGATGATGCCTGCAAGATCAAGGGACAACCGACGATAACGGCACCCTTAAAATTGCTTGATCAAATGTTTCACCTAGAACGGGGCTGGCGTGATCTAACGCCGACCAAGCGCAAAGAACTGCGCCAGGAACAATTAAAGCCAGTGATCAAGCAATTTTGGCAGTGGTGTGATCAAGCGGTGGCTACCTCGAAATCACGTTTAGGTCGTGCTTTGACCTATGCCCAAAACCAACGGTCTGCACTTGATCGTGTGCTCGATTACGGTGAAATTGATCTAAGCAATAACGCCACTGAACGAAATGTGAAGTCTTTCGTGATTGGGCGCAAGAATTGGCTTTTCGCCACCAGTCCTGCAGGGGCACAGGCTAACGCGATTTGGATGACCTTGATTGAAACCGCGAAAGCTAATGGTTTGGATCCCCGGCAGTATCTCGAATACCTGCTTGATCAATTAGGGCAACTACCAGTTTTTCCAACTGAGGAAGAACTGGTAGCTTGTTTGCCATGGCGACAAGTGCCGGACAAAAAGGTTTGGCGTGATCAACAAGCGTAG
- a CDS encoding IS3 family transposase: MSKQHRLSYFAINEVSQGKRGAVSTLLAVVGVSRQAYYKGLNREETAWETRNRQLKERTQYWFDFHHQGIGAGNLLVNLQHDELIDFPVTFKMVRRVMRELGLTCQIRVKKHSRHKENEQHIQDNVLNQNFDVDSPNQVWLSDSTELTYGVNNKYKVRLSGVLDLYGRRLLSYNLSATETSAAEIEVFQRAFEASGDVHPLVHTDRGSAYTSGAFNNFLGRYNVTRSMSRPGTPYDNAPMERWWNEFKLRWMARHPLAKTCEELVRLVEEGIEYFNHHNRSAQRNGLTPDEYWSEAA; this comes from the coding sequence GTGAGTAAACAACATCGACTGTCTTACTTCGCAATTAATGAGGTCAGTCAAGGCAAGCGCGGTGCAGTATCTACGCTGTTGGCCGTTGTCGGTGTAAGCCGGCAGGCTTACTACAAAGGGTTAAATCGAGAAGAAACTGCTTGGGAAACCCGTAATCGTCAGCTCAAGGAACGGACACAATACTGGTTTGATTTTCATCATCAAGGTATCGGTGCTGGGAATCTTTTAGTGAATCTTCAACATGATGAACTAATTGACTTCCCCGTTACTTTCAAGATGGTACGTCGTGTGATGCGGGAGCTTGGCTTGACATGTCAAATTCGGGTCAAGAAGCACAGTCGACATAAGGAGAACGAACAGCACATTCAAGACAATGTGCTCAATCAGAACTTCGACGTCGACAGTCCTAATCAGGTCTGGTTATCCGATTCGACGGAACTGACTTACGGCGTAAATAATAAGTATAAGGTGCGCTTGAGTGGCGTCCTTGATCTCTACGGCCGACGTTTGTTGTCCTACAATTTGAGCGCTACTGAAACATCAGCAGCAGAAATCGAGGTTTTCCAACGAGCCTTTGAGGCTTCTGGTGACGTCCACCCATTGGTTCACACTGATCGAGGATCAGCCTACACCTCTGGTGCCTTCAACAACTTTCTTGGTCGTTACAACGTCACACGTAGCATGTCTCGACCAGGAACACCATACGACAATGCACCAATGGAGCGCTGGTGGAACGAATTCAAGTTACGGTGGATGGCTCGCCATCCACTAGCAAAGACTTGCGAAGAGCTTGTGAGACTGGTTGAGGAAGGAATCGAATATTTCAATCACCACAATCGCTCAGCACAAAGAAACGGCCTCACCCCAGATGAATACTGGAGTGAAGCCGCTTAG
- a CDS encoding helix-turn-helix domain-containing protein, producing MPRSKHTVLEKLAILKELTQSKTGLRPVANRHGIDHKTLERWRDRYSRDGINGLKEAKKNKHYSKELKLKVVHAYLIGEGTFDELANKFGLRGSQQVVDWVNKYNGDKPLTASPSRKQVPTMSRKTTLEERIEIVEYVTKLKHSYTEAAEHFQVSYQQARSWVIKAEHGGYEALVDNRGHHKEQAELTELDKANLEIRQLKAQLADKELVEAFAKKLLELQRRG from the coding sequence ATGCCCAGATCTAAACATACGGTACTCGAAAAATTAGCAATCTTAAAGGAACTTACCCAATCAAAAACTGGACTACGGCCGGTGGCCAATCGTCATGGCATTGATCACAAGACGCTAGAACGTTGGCGAGATCGATACTCCCGTGATGGAATTAATGGTCTAAAGGAGGCTAAGAAAAACAAACACTATTCGAAAGAACTCAAACTTAAAGTAGTCCATGCATATCTTATAGGTGAAGGCACCTTTGATGAACTTGCAAATAAGTTTGGACTTCGTGGATCGCAGCAAGTCGTAGACTGGGTGAACAAGTATAATGGGGATAAACCTTTGACGGCGTCGCCGTCCAGAAAGCAGGTTCCCACTATGAGTCGTAAAACAACCTTGGAAGAACGCATTGAAATTGTCGAGTATGTCACCAAGCTGAAGCATTCATACACAGAGGCCGCTGAACACTTCCAAGTCTCTTATCAACAAGCACGTTCATGGGTGATCAAGGCCGAACACGGCGGCTATGAGGCACTCGTGGACAACCGTGGCCATCACAAAGAACAAGCTGAACTGACTGAACTCGATAAAGCCAATCTTGAAATCAGGCAGCTCAAAGCACAGCTCGCAGACAAAGAGCTTGTGGAGGCATTCGCAAAAAAATTGCTGGAACTCCAGCGCAGGGGGTGA
- the tnpB gene encoding IS66 family insertion sequence element accessory protein TnpB (TnpB, as the term is used for proteins encoded by IS66 family insertion elements, is considered an accessory protein, since TnpC, encoded by a neighboring gene, is a DDE family transposase.) codes for MLIDLRQLKGIYLICGKTDLRRGIDGLAATITDQYELDPYSRALFLFCGTRKDRFKALYWAGDGFLLLYKRIENGRLQWPTNQNEVKRLHAKQLHRLLSGWGLEATVHQTNPPKKARPS; via the coding sequence ATGCTCATTGATTTACGCCAACTCAAGGGTATTTATTTGATTTGTGGCAAAACTGACTTGCGGCGTGGAATCGATGGTTTAGCCGCTACGATCACTGATCAATATGAACTTGACCCCTACAGCCGGGCGTTATTTCTTTTTTGCGGTACCCGTAAAGATCGTTTTAAGGCCCTATATTGGGCCGGTGATGGCTTTCTCTTACTTTATAAACGAATCGAAAATGGCCGCCTGCAGTGGCCAACCAATCAAAATGAGGTGAAACGACTACACGCCAAACAATTACACCGTTTATTATCTGGCTGGGGGCTTGAAGCAACCGTGCATCAGACCAACCCACCAAAAAAAGCTAGGCCTAGCTGA